The segment ATTTTTTCGCTATGAACCAATTGGGCTTGGGTGCGTTTGAGTTGATTTAAAGTGAGTTCTAGATCTAACGCTTGTTCCTGAGTTTTCTGTAATAATTGTGCTTGCTGTACGGCGACGCCAAACTGAGTGGCTATTTGCACCACGACACTGATTTCCGATTTTCGCCAAGCGCGAGGACTGGAGTTTTGATAGGTGGCGAGTAATCCCCAAAGTTTTTTACCACAAAATATGGGAGCAATAATGTAGGATCGGGCTTGGAATTGTTCAAGGAGTTCGATATAACAGTCCGTAAATCCAGCGTTATAAATATCTTCGACGACTCGATAACTTGCACCTTGGCTGTAAGCACCGCCTCGCGTTTCTTTTAGATAGGTATCCTGTAGCGAGTTATCGGATTGGAGATTGGTAATGTTAGGGTTTGGACAAGAATAAGGCGGGTAAAGTTGGGGATGGAAACTTGAAATCGAGAGGTTTTCTGAGCCATCCAAGCTTTTGAGGGTACAACGTTCTTCTTCTAAAGCATCGGCTTTGAGATCCGGGTTATTTTGCTGTTCAAGGGTTAACGTCACCCAGCCATCCGCCACAGACTCGGCGACAAACTCGCCACTCCAATCCGGATTGAACCGATAGATGGCGACGCGATCGCACCTCAAGACATGGCGCAATTCTTCTGTTGTCGCTGTGAATATCTTGTCAATATCTAGGGTTTGACGCATCCGTTGCAAAACTGTCGCGATCGCCCTCTCCCGCACCGCACTCTCCCGTAAGGCTTCCTCTGTGCGTTTGCGTTCAATGGCTGTGGCAATGATATTGGCAATGGCTTGCAAAAAGTAAATATCATCATCGGTGAATTGGCGTTTTTGGGTGGTATGAACCGCTAATACGCCAAAGGGTTGATTTTGACCGGGAATTCTCGTACTCATCCCACTGACAATCCCATGATCCTGGAGTAAAGGTGAACCCTGAAACCGTGTCTCTGTGGGTAAGTCTGTGACAATAATCGGTTCCCAACAGACCAAACTATAACCGAATTGAGATTCTTTTCCAGCACTCACTGTAGCTTGACCCACTAATCCCGCTTGCCAACCGAATCCGGCTACAAGAAGCAATTCCTCACCATTGGGTAAACGTTGCAGAATTTGGCAATAGTCTACGTTCAACGTTTGGGAAACTAGAGTGACTGTCCAATCCATTAAGAGTGATAAATCTGCCTCAATTAATGCCTCTTGACCCAGTTGCGCGATCGCGGCGTCTTGGCGTTGGCGAATCCTTAGCGCTGCTTCGGCTTGTTTGCGTGGGGTAATATCGGTCACCCGTACCAGATGCATTGGCTGACCTGCCACATCAATTTGTCGAATGGCTAAGTTGCCCCAAAATACGTTACCTTTTTTACTGACATATTCTAACTCTTGCTGCCAAAATCCGTAGCGCTTAACCTGATTGGCGATAGAACGCAGTTGTCCGGTTGTAAATCTTTTTTTTTGGAGAAGATGCCCCTCGGTATTGAGTAATTCTTGCTTACTTTGGGCTTCAAAGAGTTCTACCGCACGGTGATTGCAATCTGAAATCACCAAAGTTTTGGCATTGACGATAAAAATGGCATCAGCCGATTCATTAAATATCGATTCAAATAAGTCCTTAGTACGAGCATTTTCTTGGACTGTGCTAAACGACTGGGAGGTTGACTTCCTTAGCCAACGTGTGATCAAAATGATCATCCCTGTCGTGGTCATGAATAGTCCTAGACATAAACTAATCGTCGTGCGCGTGTTAATAGCGTTATGCTGAAAAAATTTGTTGGTTTTAGCTAAAATTACATGACTAGAGGAATTGCCGATAAAATTTATAATGTTCGAGTTGACTGGATCGGGTTGTATAGTTGGTCGATTGGGTAAACTGATTGGACTGAGATGAGACGTCGCTGATTCAGGGGCGAAGGATGGCTGAACGCGATCGCTAATTTCGTAAGCTAATTGAGAAGCTACCCCATGGAAAGCTTGTCCATTGCTGAACGTCAAATATCCCACTGACCCTACCATTGCGGCAATTGGCACAACAAGGAGGATAATCAGGATGCTTCCCAGGGACGTTTGCCTCAACTCCTGGGCAATCAGGTGGTATATTGTTTTGATATACATAGGAGGTGCATAGATAATCAAAACCCTACTTCAGACTAACATCCCCTAGAGTGTCAGTTCGTATTCAGGATTGCTGTAGCCATTAGCACCAGACAGACTAACAGAGTAAGTAGGTAGGGATAATTAAAGTTAACGGTGGGGATTATCATTCGTAATACTCGCTTCCCGAAAAGAAGCAAGCTACGTCTTATGTAAGGGTTTGAGGCGTGTTGACAAAATTCAATCTAGTTAAGTTTATTTCCACTAACCTATTTATTTGAATCAAATGTATTTTAGTAAACCACTGTAATTTTATGCTCGATAAATTTTAAGTTTTACTTTTATGATAGTTATTGCAATCGCCATAGCTGTTAGGATACATCCGCACCATTGTAGAGACGTTGCATGTAACGTCTCTACTTGGACTTCTACCGATGAATGCAAAATTAAACAAGACTTGATATAATTTCCAATATTTGTTCCTAAACCCGCCCACCCATTGAGCCTAGTGTTGGGTCGAAACTCACTTTCACTTCATGTTTGCCAATTTCCTTCCCGCCCAAATCCAGCAGCTTACTGAGTCTACCTCAATTGCCCTTGCTCAGGCGATCGCCCGCCAAGATATTCTCACACCCCTGAACCCCCAACCCATTGCCACCACTTATGTTCATCAGGGAAAAGGGGGAACACCCATCCTGTTATTACATGGCTTTGATAGTTCCATCTTTGAATTCCGCCGCCTGTTTCCCAAATTAGCTGAACACCAGGAAACATGGGCGGTAGATTTATTGGGATTTGGCTTTACGAATCGGATATCTGAGATCACGTTTAGCGCCAGCGCCATCACCACTCATCTTTATTATTTCTGGAAAACCCAAATAGAAGTCCCCGTAATTCTGGTTGGGGCGTCGATGGGAGGGGCGGCGGCGATCGATTTCACCTTAACCTATCCCCAAGCCGTGAAAAAGCTGGTATTGCTGGATAGTGCAGGTTTCACCAGTCCCCCGCCCATTGGCAAATTCCTGTTTCCCCCCTTTGATTATTGGGCGGTTGAGTTTCTGCGGCGTCCCAAGGTGCGGGAAAATATTAGTAAGAACGCCTATTGTGATCCCAGATTTGTTTCGGTTGATGCTTTACTTTGTGCTGCGCTTCATCTAGAAATGCCGGGATGGCATCGGGCATTAATTTCATTTACTAAAAGTGGGGGATATCCGCCGTTTGGTCAAAAACTTACCCAAATTCAGCAGCCGACGTTGATTTTATGGGGGAAAGATGACCGAATTTTGGGAACAAAATATGCTCACAAGTTTGAAGCGGCTATTCCTAATTCTCAACTAATATGGATTGAGGACTGTGGTCATGTCCCGCACCTAGAAAAGCCGGAAATAACGGCAGAATACATACAGCAGTTTGGCGAGTAATATAGTAACCGCCATAGCGGTTAGGACACATCATTTATGTAGAGACGCGCCATGGCGCGTCTCTACAATGGTGCCGAAAGTGAGGCAGGGCGGGTTTTGTTGTAAATTTATGGGTGAATATGTGAATTGAGTCCCTAAACCCGCCCCTACATTTATGACCACTGACTAAATGGATGCCGGACTAAATTAGCATTGTAATAGTGAGGATCTCCAGTTACTTCTTGACCAATCCAATCCGGTAACTCTACATCTTGATTTTCATCAGTTAGTTCGACTTCGGCAAAAATTAATCCTTCATTCTCACCCATAAACTCATCCACTTCCCAGACTAAACCCTTACACTCTATCCTATAGCGCGTTTTTTCAATCAAAGGGCGATCGCACAATGTCTCTAGCATTTCTTGAGCATCTGATCCAGGAATAGGATACTCGTACTCGACTCTGGAAAAATTATCGGTTTTCCCTTTAATCGTCAGATAGCCTTGATCTCCAACTAAACGCACGCGCACCGTCGTCAGGTTATGAGTAGCAATATAACCTTGACGATAGAGCATTCCTTGACCAAGGGTGCGCCATTGATCGCCTTTAACTAAAAATTTTCGTTCAATTTCGATTGCCATGGCTGCAATGTTACCTCGCAGGCTTTGATAAAATTAGGGTAAGTCAATAATCGTGATTGAATAAATTATGCCAGAGATTGCCCGGTTCTACGGAATTGTGATTAAGGTGTTTTTTGGGGATCACCCTCCGCCTCATTTTCATGCAATCTATGGTGAGTACAATGCCTTAGTGAGCATTGAATCATTGGAAATTATTGAAGGAGATTTACCAAGTCGCGCTCAGAAATTAGTTCTAGAGTGGGCAAATTTATACCAGCAAGATCTTTTACAGATGTGGAATACTCAAGAGTTTCGTAAACTACCTCCTTTAAAGTAGACTAAAAATAGCTAGTATGAAATACCCAAAAATTTGCCAAGCAAAAGCCATTAACGATCACACCTTGGTGATTGAATTTACGAATCAAGAAGTTAAGAAATATGATATTATTCATCTTTTCGGAAATCCTCAGTTTGCTCCACTTCGTAAACCTGCATTTTTCAAGAACTTTAAGGTTGAGCAAGGGGGCTACGGGATTGTGTGGAATGAAGATATCGATCTGAGTGAGTATGAGCTTTGGAAAAATGGCATGACGGTAGTAGAAGGCGAACTCCAATTAAAATTAACCAGTAATTAGCCGCCGCCGGGTTAAACGGCTTCAATTCCTGACTGTCGCTGGGTCATTGCCATTACCGAATTGACAGTAAGTTCAGGCAAATTACCCAAAGTCGGCAACCTATCCAATCCTGAGCATACCAGCGGCAGATCATCCCCCTGCCAAACCCATATCTGTTGACGGGTGGGGTCAATTAACCAAGCTAATTGTGTGCCGTTGCTCAGACAATGGAGAATCTTCTTCTGTAAGTCTAGGGTACTTTGGTCAGGGGAGCGAATTTCAATCAGCCAGTCTGGTGTGCCATCGAACGGTCCATCCTGATCAGGAAGACGCGCGATCGCAATAATGGAAATATCCGGCACGGGTGAGTAGGGAGGAACTAAACAGCGTAACTCTTGAACCGCTTCAAACTCGTCAGTATAACGGTTGATGTAATTAACCAGATTGCGTTGTAGACGCGAGTGAAACAGAGTCGGCATTGGCTTTTGGATAGCACACCCATTTAGAAACTCCCAAGCCGGAGAAGACTCGATATTGGGTTGAGACAGAAACTCAGTTAGTGGGGTAGTGATGACTGAACTCATAAAACACCCTCCGTCACAGGAAACCTCAAAACTTGGTCGGGGCGGGCGCGAGTTAAGTTAGGGGTTTGTGCCGAAACGTTACGGGTAAAACCCGCCCCTACAGATTGGCTTCTCAGACGCTTCAAAAGCGCGTCTCTACAATCCCCGCACCTCTTAACTACCAATACCCAAACGCACCGCTAACGCTGGCGTGAAGGGAATCAATGTTGCCACCATTAAAAATAGCGCCACTAAGCCTAAAATTGCTCTCGTATCATCCGGTTCGGTAATTTCATTGAGACTCGGACGCTCCAAAGAACGCTGCAAAAACAAAATGATAATTGCCCAATACAAAATCAATGGATTAGAGGGATTCGCTAATGCCACAATTCCCAAGATGACCAATGTCGCAATCGTCGTGCGGCGAGCTGTTTTGCGTCCATAGATAGCCTGAACAACCCGCCCCCCATCTAACTGTCCCGCTGGCATTAAATTCAACGCGCTAATCACTAACCCCAACCAACCCATAATAGTTAAGGGGTGAACGTCAACAAGGGGTGCTTGCAGAGAATTCCCCAAAATAATCCGGGCTAACCCACCAACCAAAACCGAACCTTGGAAAAATTGAGCCGGAACCTGAAAGGTACTGCCTTGATGAGACAAAACCAAGCCCAACAGCAGTAGGAAAACAGACGCAATCCCACCCGCCGCCGGTCCAGCTAAGGCAATGTCAAATAAAGCTTTACGGTTAGGAACCAATGATTCAAAACGGGTGATTGCCCCAAAGGAACCGATTTGTAAACTGGGAATAAAAAATGGGAAACTCAAGCGAACCTGATGACGCCGTGCTGCCCACAAATGACCGAGTTCGTGAACTGCCAAAACCGTGCAAATCCCCAAACCTAAGGGCAAGGTTTCCTTCACCCGTTCAGGTGCGGTAAACAAATCAAAATTGAGCAAAAATCCAGCCGCTTCTAAGCTAGTAACAATGGTAGCCACCAGCAACACCCCTGCCAAAATTTTCTGAGGAATCGTTAGCGGTTGGGGATCATTGCTACTGGGTAGAACAATCACCACGGGTTTTCCTTCGGGATCTTCAACTAAAAAGAGTCGGTAGCGATCATCCAACCGTTGTTCTAAACTGGCAGATAAACGGGAATGCACCGCCTCAGGCTCACCGCCACGCAGATTCCCCTTAAATATCACCCCTTCCTGGTAGGGAATGGTTTCTGTGGCAAAGAATGTATCAATACCAAAAATTCCCTGGATAGTCTTCAGATCTTCTGGCGAAATGGGTATCACTTCAGTCCCGGCGGGACTACTACTCTCTGGTGATGGGGCGGTTGCTGAGGTGTC is part of the Coleofasciculus chthonoplastes PCC 7420 genome and harbors:
- a CDS encoding site-2 protease family protein is translated as MFNGSETTATVLLLLVALGVIGWGYRRARTYGRLGILAWLQSLVLTVPWLIFFVLLAAGIYLNIVGILFLLVVSTGIYIFLGKRLREEGQDAVLQKRANQLLHEKSDPNDSQDVSRQEDTSATAPSPESSSPAGTEVIPISPEDLKTIQGIFGIDTFFATETIPYQEGVIFKGNLRGGEPEAVHSRLSASLEQRLDDRYRLFLVEDPEGKPVVIVLPSSNDPQPLTIPQKILAGVLLVATIVTSLEAAGFLLNFDLFTAPERVKETLPLGLGICTVLAVHELGHLWAARRHQVRLSFPFFIPSLQIGSFGAITRFESLVPNRKALFDIALAGPAAGGIASVFLLLLGLVLSHQGSTFQVPAQFFQGSVLVGGLARIILGNSLQAPLVDVHPLTIMGWLGLVISALNLMPAGQLDGGRVVQAIYGRKTARRTTIATLVILGIVALANPSNPLILYWAIIILFLQRSLERPSLNEITEPDDTRAILGLVALFLMVATLIPFTPALAVRLGIGS
- a CDS encoding DUF2442 domain-containing protein; protein product: MKYPKICQAKAINDHTLVIEFTNQEVKKYDIIHLFGNPQFAPLRKPAFFKNFKVEQGGYGIVWNEDIDLSEYELWKNGMTVVEGELQLKLTSN
- a CDS encoding CYTH domain-containing protein, which gives rise to MAIEIERKFLVKGDQWRTLGQGMLYRQGYIATHNLTTVRVRLVGDQGYLTIKGKTDNFSRVEYEYPIPGSDAQEMLETLCDRPLIEKTRYRIECKGLVWEVDEFMGENEGLIFAEVELTDENQDVELPDWIGQEVTGDPHYYNANLVRHPFSQWS
- a CDS encoding Uma2 family endonuclease, yielding MSSVITTPLTEFLSQPNIESSPAWEFLNGCAIQKPMPTLFHSRLQRNLVNYINRYTDEFEAVQELRCLVPPYSPVPDISIIAIARLPDQDGPFDGTPDWLIEIRSPDQSTLDLQKKILHCLSNGTQLAWLIDPTRQQIWVWQGDDLPLVCSGLDRLPTLGNLPELTVNSVMAMTQRQSGIEAV
- a CDS encoding alpha/beta fold hydrolase; this encodes MFANFLPAQIQQLTESTSIALAQAIARQDILTPLNPQPIATTYVHQGKGGTPILLLHGFDSSIFEFRRLFPKLAEHQETWAVDLLGFGFTNRISEITFSASAITTHLYYFWKTQIEVPVILVGASMGGAAAIDFTLTYPQAVKKLVLLDSAGFTSPPPIGKFLFPPFDYWAVEFLRRPKVRENISKNAYCDPRFVSVDALLCAALHLEMPGWHRALISFTKSGGYPPFGQKLTQIQQPTLILWGKDDRILGTKYAHKFEAAIPNSQLIWIEDCGHVPHLEKPEITAEYIQQFGE
- a CDS encoding GAF domain-containing sensor histidine kinase; the encoded protein is MYIKTIYHLIAQELRQTSLGSILIILLVVPIAAMVGSVGYLTFSNGQAFHGVASQLAYEISDRVQPSFAPESATSHLSPISLPNRPTIQPDPVNSNIINFIGNSSSHVILAKTNKFFQHNAINTRTTISLCLGLFMTTTGMIILITRWLRKSTSQSFSTVQENARTKDLFESIFNESADAIFIVNAKTLVISDCNHRAVELFEAQSKQELLNTEGHLLQKKRFTTGQLRSIANQVKRYGFWQQELEYVSKKGNVFWGNLAIRQIDVAGQPMHLVRVTDITPRKQAEAALRIRQRQDAAIAQLGQEALIEADLSLLMDWTVTLVSQTLNVDYCQILQRLPNGEELLLVAGFGWQAGLVGQATVSAGKESQFGYSLVCWEPIIVTDLPTETRFQGSPLLQDHGIVSGMSTRIPGQNQPFGVLAVHTTQKRQFTDDDIYFLQAIANIIATAIERKRTEEALRESAVRERAIATVLQRMRQTLDIDKIFTATTEELRHVLRCDRVAIYRFNPDWSGEFVAESVADGWVTLTLEQQNNPDLKADALEEERCTLKSLDGSENLSISSFHPQLYPPYSCPNPNITNLQSDNSLQDTYLKETRGGAYSQGASYRVVEDIYNAGFTDCYIELLEQFQARSYIIAPIFCGKKLWGLLATYQNSSPRAWRKSEISVVVQIATQFGVAVQQAQLLQKTQEQALDLELTLNQLKRTQAQLVHSEKMSSLGQMVAGVAHEINNPVSFIYGNLTPAKEYVQDLVRLIQTYQKTYPTPTAELQQLIEEIDLDFLLDDWQNLLKSMQIGTDRIRAIVLSLRNFSRLDEKEIKKVDIHEGIDNTLLILQHRFKAAGNAQGIQVIKHYTQLPLVTCYASQLNQVFMNILNNAIDALEDQPSPRLITISTEVDTGSKQPTTDDGQPTSDFIIIRIADNGSGINEDIKPKIFDPFFTTKPVGSGTGLGLSISHQIVVEKHQGQIYCTSTLGQGTEFIVKIPL
- the dhiT gene encoding type II toxin-antitoxin system toxin DhiT, translated to MPEIARFYGIVIKVFFGDHPPPHFHAIYGEYNALVSIESLEIIEGDLPSRAQKLVLEWANLYQQDLLQMWNTQEFRKLPPLK